The following DNA comes from Epinephelus lanceolatus isolate andai-2023 chromosome 1, ASM4190304v1, whole genome shotgun sequence.
TGGATTGAACAATGGGGAGAAAAGTGGAGATGATGTGGAGCActtttcaactcgaggagttcagagtgctccagCATAAACGCCAGGTGCCCAGAGCGCAGAGACGTGAGGTGCATAGCAAcgcaaaaacagcaaacaaaaagcttcattttcattaaaaacaattacagaaaatcacctccagctgctaaaacactttctctGTGATCAGGGCCAGAAGCAGCCACTTTGTCAGTAACAGATAAGCAACAAGTGTATCTGTTTagagtgcagccaaacaaactcacattgtttttaataaagaaGTTGGTCAATAATTAGCCTTTTCCCATCATGCAGTGAGAGCAAGCACCACCTGATTTCTTGCTGAGCTTGGGGAAAATGTTTTATAGCAGGGTACAGTAAAGCTGATTATCTTAATGAGGAGTTGAAGGTGTGCAACCTGCCACCTGCAGGTCTTCACTTAACGgctcactgtggctgctgctACTGTTCCTTTACTCCAGACACTATTTAAATATGATCTAATGGAAACTGTAGAAAATGACTGTGGTGTTGTTCTTGTAGATTAATTTTTAGTGATAAATATCTGGTGGGGCTAACTCTGGTGACAAATATATCGCGTTTAGGATTGCAGCGATATACCAGTTTTAAGGTATACTGTTATATAAAAGCTGAAGGTTATCataccatgtacatttgcttatctacgatattgAAAAAAGATCCAACTGGATGGACAGTCCTCCCCTTCATTTTAGTTGTTttcaaaggggagactttttacacaagtttctattaacaaaatggtttaagtttcaattatagtaataaaacatttgttaaacCAACAATAAGCCTTCCacatttttattcctttaacGGTAGTTCGGActgataatataaattctgtaatacttTGATACCCTGAAACCGTGATATTTTCAGAGATGGTTATCATACAGTGAAAATcacatactgttgcaaccctaatTGTGTTCCCTGCGGGAAAAGCCATAGAATTAATACAAATCATTGAAAGTTTTAGAAAATTagtggaattttgttgtgtgtaattaaATTGTTGCAGCAATCTTTCATGGAAGATAATATTCCACGTAATGTAAcataaaagcattttttttctgaagctGTTCACGTAGCTCTAATATCCATTGATGTGACGTTTTGTTTACTATCACgtccatttctttattttctccccctccatctctctctctccatgaaTGATAGCTTACTGAAATGATGTTTGtgtagagtttgaatctgatatgtttgaaaaacgCTGGGCAAGTAGGGCAGCAAAAAACTTAGAAAAACTTTTTAATTATTGAATAGAAAGTCTACACATAAATAGTTTAAAAGCAAATTTATACTTGCATCAGCTCTGCGCAGAGCCTATGCACATGGCCTGCGATGTTAAGCATTTATACTTTcacggtggtgtgtctgtgtcactctgcagttacatctccaaaacactagtgggAGCTGGGgtttctgtgctgtgctgtaaagttcagttgattcaaaacacacccaaaacacatgctagtttcaaacacaagtacacaaattggcctAATTATCACTCGCAGGATTCCCAGACAAAACACTTaacataggcttgtgctaataacattataACAACATtataataacaacaaaatgtGTCTAGTAAAAGTGTTCTGTCTGTGAATCCTGCGAGCTACAATaaagccgatttgtgtacttgtgtttgagattgttgctattaagccaagcttaatgtgtgttttgggtgtgttttgaatcaaataaacttaacagcacttaacagaaacCCCATGACCAACTAgtggtttggaggtgtaacAGAAGAGTGACACGGACACACGACTGCTCAAGTATAAGTGCTCACGACATAGGTTGACATATGCCTCAGGGCGTAGGCTTTGTGtcgatgcagagcctacgcaaTAGGTACAGTGTTGATTCAACagagaagtataaatcctgcttactTTTTTACAGTTTTGACTTTGCTCACCTCCTTCCAGGTCTGCCTCTTTCACAGCACTCTGCTGATGAAGTGTGCAttcacagacagcctgttcaGCGCAGAAGACGAAGCTTTCATCCTCCAGCGGCTGGTCATGCTTTCCCAGCACCCACTGAGCAGTACACCCGAGAAGCTTTTCTATATGGACTGTATCCTGCACTTTCCTGAGAACCGGCCAATCAGCTGCAGTGATGGCGACGAGACCCTCCCAGTGCTGCTGACTCCACGGCTGGCCATGGCTCTGGTGCCCACTGTGTTCAACGACAGCGCCACCATGCTGGCTCGTCTCAACCTGCTGTCTCTGGTCTAcctggaggagggagaggaaggggagggggaggagggcaggGGGCTGGCCTACCTCTACGAACACCTCACCTCACTGCTGCACATCGTGGAAAATGGAGGCAGCCGAGAGATTGTTGTTACCTTCTTCAGAGCTgctttcctctttcttttctaCTTTTGCCATGTGGAGCGCTACTTTTACAGCCTGATGGAGAAGCTGTGTGAGCTCTACCTCCGCCACACCCACCTGGCTCCGCACTTCATCAACTTGGCAGACCAGACCCAGGGCAAGCTCACTGAGTCCAGCTGGGCTGTGGGGTTCCTGAGGGCCCTCCAGGGGGTCATCACTGAGGCCCCGCTTGCCCAGCTCACCTTGCAGGACCTGAGCTGGCACCTCAAGATGCTGGCTCGAGTGGCGGAGGAAGGAGAGATCCCCCAGCACAGCACCCTCAGCTTCCTGTCCAGCATCATCAccccatcttcctcctctctgtatGTGAGCAGCGACTGGCGTCTGGGGAACAGCCTGCTGGGGGTTTGCCGCTGCCTCCTCATCCACCCCAGCCTGGACTCACTGCTCATACCTCTGGCTGATGTCCTGCAGGATCTTACATGCCGCTATGGAGACACAGGCATCCAGGACCACACCCGCCTCTACTACACCCTCCTGACCACGCTTTCCAGGGAGAAGCTGGCTGGGATTTTGGCACAGGGTTCAACAGAGGGAGGGGGGCAGGTCAAGAAGCGATCGCTGTCCTGCATCATGGCTGAGAGTGAGGGGCTGACAAGCCTGCTAACCATCCACCAGACAGAGAAGACAATATTCAGGCTGACTGAGGCCCATTCTAAGCCACAAGATGAAACCCAAACTGATAAAGAAGGTGACATAAACCATAATGGGACGGAGACCTGCCCAGGAGAGGTGAATACAGCACTGAGAGTGTACAGAGCTCAGTTTGATGTCCCTGGCTTTGCCTCAGAAATCACCTTAACCTACCAGTTGACTCATGTTGAAACTGATGACTCCTGCTTTGATCAGCTCTACAGTATCCGTCTCCACTTCAGCCTCACAGATGACCACTATGAAGAACTGAGTGACATCAGTGTCCCATGTCTCTTCAGAGAGAGAGCGTCGCCTGAGGTTTCACTTAGGTTGAAGCCCCGCTGGCCCTACCCCACCACCCTCCACACCAGCGCCATTTTCACCACCCAGGATGGCCTCACCTGGCTCACTGTCCTGCCACACATCCACGTGGCTTTCCAACAGGCCTTCATGCCTCTGCCTGCTCCCCCAGCCTGGGGACAAGGTGGCAAACTGAGACTGTTTCAGGGTTTATGGGATGAAATGAGCTCTGACAATGGGGAGGACTCGGCTGACTGTGCGACCAGCCTGTTCTGCTGCCAGCTAAAAGGGGAGGCTCTGATTGCCTTGGTGGAGAATCACTTCCTCCCCTACCTTATATCAGATCTGTCTGATAGAGAAGATTTCAAGGTGCTTTTCTTCCTCCCGCCACAGTCTCATGTGCTTCTGAAGATCAACTTGGAGGAAGACACTACGCACTTCAACATTGTCACAGATAACTGGCAGCTCCTGCCTCACATCAGTTCTTATCTACTGACAATCACATCTTCACAGGAAAACACTGACAGTTGACTGTGATGCATCTTACTGGcttggttttaatttttaaaaaagctgaTTTTTAACAAAATCTTCTGATTGTTGTCAGCACTTTAATAACGCTAATTGTACTTAAGATTAAATTTCTAGAGACAgttgatttaaaataaagttactgcACTTTAATTGTCTTGACCTGAAATGAATCAAATGTGTcaaattaaatatcttgtcaTTTATTTACCAAAtacagtcaaaacaaatcttATTGGCAGTAGTCTCtgaacaaaagacaaaatacaTCATTTGCTTGCTGAGTTGCCCAGAACCTAACAGATGGCTCAACAGAAATCTTATTTCCCTCCCAGATGAAAATCGGGCTATACAAAATCAAAGCGAGGATCCATCAACAAAATTGCATATAaagacatgaaaggtacccctgttttgtttgggttttttttggtctagtgtgtaggatttagtggcatctaaagGTTGaggattgcaaccaactgagacttccatgtgccaagcatgcaggaaaactacagtggccaataCTAAAACGTGAATGGTCTTATATAGAGccactcagtatgtttacatgataggtaaaattgatttattgtgttagtcctcCTAAAACTTGACcgactgaaatcgtactaaatcgaatttctcagtcggactaacacactcAGATAATGCGATTAGGAGTTGAATTACTACTGCATGTTTACAGTCAATTAGATGCAAACTGGCCTAGGTGCTCTGTGCATTGTCCACATTTTCCCACTTTGACCCAGAAGACGAGTATCATTAAATGcttaacagaagaagaagccggtaacaacatggtgaaatctacatccagagctgcaaagttgtccaccatggtaccagtttacTGCCAGCTAACCTTAGCTAACATGTTGATTGCTTGGTCTGTGACATAATAGGTTAACTGAAAAAAGGTCCAATACCAACAAgttgaaagggggcatatcgccacctatcTCAGCAGAGTCTGACATACTTTAGTTGATACTGTAAATGGGTTCCCCTCCTgcgcttgtatactgggacaaggacagtgtTCCAATTAAATGGCTTAGTTGAGCtataactgtagctccacttaactgtgcatATAAACCAATagagtgtttggtttgtccgttctgggctactgtagaaacaacattgCCGATTCAGTGGAAGAGGACtcgctccatatgtagatataaacagctctttCTAAGGTTATGAAAACACGCTTATTATTTTAAGTCATTATACACAGAGGACAACattattatgaatattatattccatttctgccaatagactttttacacaaacttccattaacaaaattgtTTCAGGTTtcagttatagtaataaaaccTTTGTTccaccaaaaataacccttctgttttcattcctctaagggtcattctgattgataataatgtaatttctgtaatactgtgatgttttctgAGACTAAgcataccatgaaaatctcatctCATCCCTCATTGCAACCCTTATCTCATCCTTGTGATGAATGGTAAGATCCAACTAAACTTTGGTGAAATAGATTTGATAGAAGCTATTaagcaaacatttaaaaatttcATTTGATAAATGTCCATGCACAGGTTTGTGCCAAGTGTAGCCGAGTTTGAGAAGACCATCCCTAAAGATGCAACTGTATACATTCAGCAAAAGCAACTGATGTTGTCCTTGTTATGATGTTGATGTGTGTACAAACAAAACGTTGTAGAAATAGGCTGTGCACATAAGTCAGTATATGAAAGTTACCAAAACACTGTCTGACGCTCTGATATCAGCGATTTCAATCAATGTATAAATTTGCAAATTTCAACACTGGATTAGGAttactttatttttgtcttatcAACTGTATGTCCATTAAGACCATAGTTGGCATCCAGCATGTGTCCTTTTAAAACTCCCGACCTTTCTGCAGTCCAGTTCAGCCATGCTTTACTCAGAGAGGCCTTTGaagtttggttctgtgtaaggTGGTAAGGCAGTCTGCTGGCTCAGGAGTTTGTCCATGATGGcaatctctgtgtctctcttctcCACCTCATCTACGGGGGTCCAGGACATGTCGTGTTGAAGTTTGAATGCACCAACAAACGTGTGAGGGCAGCTTGAACCCCATTCCTTCAGAGGGGAAGACAAAGGAAGTATGCTATGTTGAGATGTGCAGCACTTCACCATAATCAAAAGAcaacttttttccttttatgaATCAGTTCAGTTATTATTTTGCAACCAACAACTCTCTacctaaaacttttttttagttttatatttAATAGCTGCAATGATTTGTTGAAGAGTCTACTGACAGATGTACTTTAGTGCTGAATGATggccttttaataaaactatgatgtctctgcagtagaaagatTAAAATACTTCTTAAATTGGTGCCACGTGACCACAGAAAATCTacgcttttgctcaagagggagAAACCTTCAACTACCAGAATGTGCTGCGCCACGCCAGACCAATAAATGCAAACTTGCCCATTTGACATACAGGCAGGCCAGCTGGCAAGAAACAATCTTGTactacagttaaacagtaagctaaaacatgtttctgaaaacatttgaggaagACATATGCAAcgtagtaacagaatcttggtttatatttgatcagcgctgcatAGCTTTCCCATTTGAGCTCAGTtatttcagcctccattttcacTACAagaaacagtatggcacccacttTTAACAAATTCTCGCTATTACAACTAAACAGgacgtttctgaaaacattttaggtgagaaataggcaatacagtgacACAATCTTGACTTATATTTGATCAGTACTGCCAAGTTTTACCGCTGGGTTGGATTTTGGTCCAAGTTTgaaagtgaaagagagaaagggaaaggTCTGTCTCTTGCACTGCTTCTATTCTCTTTCTGTGCATTCTGAtccccatactaccatactatatagtatgccagaaaaatatatattatgtcccaatacatagtatgtcaagtgcagtatgccaaaaatatcAGGATGTTCTACTATATCCGTTCAGATTTTGCAGtttgcaagccagcatgcttttctggctattctgacccacaatcctctgtaCAGCAGATGATAAGTCACATTGACTGAGCCACAAAcatgacagcttgacagctcaTTGAAGGCTGATGGATAACTGTCAGAAGTCGCATTTACCAATGGCAGcgcattcaagtaactgatgacctgtcaaatagtaataataggaatactGATTGTTTAAGtgaccaaaataatcataaatattacaaacaacaacagggcATAACTATAGAAATAatgacagagaactgcagatgtaatttcactgtcgcaaatataatatgttagaatctacaatctgtggAGTTATAACTTTTAACTACATACATTTCAAAGTAACAACAACAGATCTCTTAGGGTTGATCTTGTCTCATGCAAACTCAGTAAGTTAAATTTGTCCAAAGTAACAGATATGGAagtaagagggtcaaagttcagggtgtaatgttatgttcaaataaacacaagaagtttgtgctctagagaaaggatcaacactcagtgaaaaacctaagccctatgataagctaatatggcaaggtttaactatacaaaccaatgaacagtgataactagcatgtctttggggtcatcgggtgggaacctcctttcaccagtgtttcgtctagttggtcgcacgacacctccaggaggctagacagtgatctctagcatcccagagacactcccctaatgccaggtctcactgctcccctccctgcaccaacccaataacctcctttaccttacttacgcatggctttctcagcccaaacagcactgccaccttcaaccaaacccaggctccgtacatgcgagctccaggtagaagcagggctcatactacctttcctagcaaaTTCACcacactctatttcacacactacatagcataactacaatataagctaaagttaaaggagctaaataaacttacaggatcagcaaacacactcaccttgccgcatggcctcaaacaaaatggattcaaataggccactcccacacttaaataaccttcctcttcctggacttcctccttactttcacatggctttctcagcccaaacagcactgccatcttcaaccaaacccaggctccgtacatgcgagctccaggtagaaacagggctcatactacctttcctagcacattcaccacactCTATTTCAcgcgctacatagcataactacaatataagctaaagttaaaggagctaaataaacttacaggatcagcaaacacactcaccttgccgcatggcctcaaacaaaatggattcaactaggccactcccacacttaaatacttcctcttcctggaagtggatctctccacctgatctcaaggagttatgtgccctgtttagtagttccccctgctggcccccaactgacattatttcttctcttatagataaactggctacatttaattgcttcatctgacatttccctcactgtcttcctcaaactctgtccccgcactccgagttcccccaggagcgagacagctgatgtTGCTATGAaccccctacaccccacttccactggacaaatcctagtcttccatcctcgctgctcagcttctgctcctaagtctgcatatctaagcttttttctttcataggcttcttccactgagtcttcccaaggaactgtcagttcagtgaaataaactatccgttgactcactgaccacaacactaagtcaggcctctgcctggtacaaactatttcctggggaacaacaagctttccccctaaatctacttgcatttcccaatcacaagcaccttctaggcggccacacccttgcctcctcactaacttatctcttctgtgtttctctccctcatggacaaactgaattactaaactcctatccttaacaccttctgaatttacctgtcttcgtttcccttcgatgcctgcagctaaacatttcaacacctggttatgtcacCATGTATATcagccttgtgacaagctaactttacagcctgacaaaatatgctttaaagttgcggtacgtgaacacaatgggcatgatgggtcctcatttacccacagttttaggttctggggggttggtaacacatcgtatgtagcccctaccaggaatctaatacgattctcctccatactccacaggtccctccaactaagcttcctcttctctacactttcccaattcaaccactgtccctgtttagtctgggccactacctttgcaccccttagcatctcttcctgtctacgtatctgttctacaaccagctttctcttatctttgagacctgctttattccataccggtttgcctgagccaagccccaggcctccccggccaaactgaacattacctacaatctctgcaagcctaagagctgcctctgcctcctg
Coding sequences within:
- the ap5b1 gene encoding AP-5 complex subunit beta-1; translation: MNWAERISAFSRSPSRFLYGTTAEGFLAELLRELRDDRASYSVKVLLLSPLCEYPTLLCLSDSVGEETALELMSVFHQSLPKSVEFRCNLLLALTSVLVCTSCVSSHSRASQDFLDLLLQIAQDTSDLQGDGAFRFLRATACDCLRELEASSPGLLSQRLELLGGLRQRETSRLHQAYTGLHSLVLRNAVYQLTQEAGAGADHLKALLGGNTSFAWEAELDSGLVNNKDSAILFSLILGPMGTVPTLQTGPDCKELRPVLSSLLEESYLLTPLCQAALLHRLTEVVAMVPGVPPAVFRAQLLRLLGTSEVCLFHSTLLMKCAFTDSLFSAEDEAFILQRLVMLSQHPLSSTPEKLFYMDCILHFPENRPISCSDGDETLPVLLTPRLAMALVPTVFNDSATMLARLNLLSLVYLEEGEEGEGEEGRGLAYLYEHLTSLLHIVENGGSREIVVTFFRAAFLFLFYFCHVERYFYSLMEKLCELYLRHTHLAPHFINLADQTQGKLTESSWAVGFLRALQGVITEAPLAQLTLQDLSWHLKMLARVAEEGEIPQHSTLSFLSSIITPSSSSLYVSSDWRLGNSLLGVCRCLLIHPSLDSLLIPLADVLQDLTCRYGDTGIQDHTRLYYTLLTTLSREKLAGILAQGSTEGGGQVKKRSLSCIMAESEGLTSLLTIHQTEKTIFRLTEAHSKPQDETQTDKEGDINHNGTETCPGEVNTALRVYRAQFDVPGFASEITLTYQLTHVETDDSCFDQLYSIRLHFSLTDDHYEELSDISVPCLFRERASPEVSLRLKPRWPYPTTLHTSAIFTTQDGLTWLTVLPHIHVAFQQAFMPLPAPPAWGQGGKLRLFQGLWDEMSSDNGEDSADCATSLFCCQLKGEALIALVENHFLPYLISDLSDREDFKVLFFLPPQSHVLLKINLEEDTTHFNIVTDNWQLLPHISSYLLTITSSQENTDS